In the Fibrobacter sp. genome, one interval contains:
- the dnaE gene encoding DNA polymerase III subunit alpha translates to MAFVHLQTHSEFSVLQSSARLDDILAAAADDNAPAVALTDHGAMFGILEIQTRGQGLNKKRKEKGLPPVKTVHGCHIYVDTPSATPKDTTTYERLTLLVENEKGYYNLLRIVSYRYEDGDRWAEIPSVPLETVEQFKEGIIAIAGDFFSKYGTSVAAGRNSVAREYMERLDKIFDHDHLYFSVCDNGFAPQKLVNDYTVQLANELGREVVAVGDIHYIKKEDAQAHRILRCISTKTTLNDSQDKRFPTEGFYYKSEAEMRELFGHIPGAIENTVKIAERCNYIVKTGIGDEFWPRFKIPDDFLAGEEYQKIKAIMKAEYDAEYPVVKERELGGVIKDKKKKLQAKICEEKGIEPDALTDEDKAEIDRLASPELFNEDDHKAWEKAVHRWCKPGSDSDIYIIHLCNGFLKWRFPEENFKFPEHETDVGKRMYKELNCIRNMNVAGYLLIVWDFINWARNNGIPVGPGRGSAAGSLVTYIIGITDIDPLKFDLLFERFLNPERVSMPDIDTDFADRDRGRVIDYVTQKYGKECVGQIITYGMLKSKAVITDVARVLGFAPGEAKVITKLFPQRTLNFSLKQAWTGKDKKGNPLEDGYSPEPLQAMINSRASYQNLWNVALSLEDLPRQTGVHACGVVITPTPIYNLAPLYRAAAEDTPVVMYDKHYAEDIGLLKMDFLGLINLSIIQDTVNMVKKNRDIEVDMAHIPLDDKETFGLLSKGMTTTVFQFESPGMQKYLRELKPTRITDLIAMNALYRPGPIDQIPHFIARKLGTEEVDCYHPDLEQVLGETYGVIVYQEQVMKLAQILGGYSLGGADNIRRIMAKKMPEKMEKLTPEFFAKCEARGYSHELIKKVWDAVLPFCGYAFNKSHAAAYAYVAYQTAYLKTHYGPEYMAASMTSKMGKTEDIVTIILECKRLDIEVVSPNINASMGVFTANKEHQILFGLAGIRGVGIGVVDDIVAERERRGKFKDLFDFTKRVAEYQGEQKEKRAPMNKRFVESLIMAGALDEFPGSRAVLMASVDRALEVAARCQEDRDRGQISLFDLGGAAPAMDSSAEVLEEAEEWTAMEMLNKERDVLGLFLSGHPLDEFRPELQGFTSCSLADDELSKHLGDTVIVGGVITSLKSFETKRGDTLGSGNIQDFHGDVGIFFKKDTWEQLRDSVALDDRVLVKGVLEQQRDREEKQVIVEEVVQLDRVRSSMVSYIHMSIYSSMVTEEFIEKLKDVMDRYEPFDESEHACEIVCHVETESGYSHILSLKKKKVVYTPELFQYLRKDLGSLKVWVSNRAKR, encoded by the coding sequence ATGGCTTTTGTTCATCTCCAGACACATTCTGAATTTTCTGTTTTGCAGTCGTCCGCTCGATTGGATGATATTTTGGCTGCAGCTGCCGATGATAATGCTCCCGCCGTGGCTCTTACAGACCATGGCGCCATGTTTGGTATTTTGGAAATCCAGACTCGCGGACAGGGGTTGAACAAGAAGCGAAAGGAAAAGGGCCTTCCACCAGTAAAGACTGTTCACGGATGCCACATCTATGTGGATACACCCAGTGCCACTCCCAAGGATACTACAACATACGAACGTTTGACCCTGCTTGTTGAAAACGAAAAGGGCTACTATAACCTACTTCGTATTGTCAGCTACCGTTACGAAGATGGCGATCGTTGGGCTGAAATTCCGTCTGTTCCCCTGGAAACGGTTGAACAGTTCAAGGAAGGCATTATTGCCATTGCAGGTGACTTTTTCAGTAAGTATGGTACCAGCGTTGCAGCAGGCCGAAATTCTGTTGCCCGCGAATACATGGAACGCCTGGACAAGATTTTCGATCACGATCACTTGTATTTCTCTGTTTGCGATAATGGCTTTGCTCCGCAGAAACTGGTGAACGATTATACTGTTCAGTTGGCCAATGAATTGGGCCGTGAAGTTGTGGCTGTCGGTGACATCCATTACATCAAAAAAGAAGATGCCCAGGCACATAGAATCCTCCGTTGTATTTCCACAAAGACAACGTTGAACGATTCTCAGGACAAACGCTTTCCTACAGAAGGCTTTTACTACAAGTCCGAAGCAGAAATGCGCGAACTGTTTGGTCATATTCCTGGAGCCATCGAAAATACGGTTAAGATTGCAGAACGTTGCAACTATATCGTGAAAACCGGTATCGGTGATGAATTCTGGCCCCGATTCAAAATCCCAGATGATTTCTTGGCGGGTGAAGAATATCAGAAAATCAAGGCCATTATGAAGGCCGAATATGATGCTGAGTACCCGGTTGTCAAGGAAAGAGAACTGGGCGGCGTCATCAAGGATAAAAAGAAAAAACTTCAGGCCAAGATTTGCGAAGAGAAAGGTATCGAACCAGATGCCTTGACTGACGAGGACAAAGCTGAAATCGATCGCCTGGCTTCTCCTGAATTATTCAATGAAGATGACCATAAGGCTTGGGAAAAGGCTGTCCATCGCTGGTGTAAACCAGGGTCGGATTCTGATATCTACATCATCCATCTTTGCAATGGTTTCTTGAAGTGGCGTTTCCCGGAAGAGAACTTTAAGTTCCCGGAACATGAGACTGACGTTGGCAAACGCATGTATAAGGAACTGAACTGTATCCGAAACATGAACGTTGCGGGTTACCTGCTTATTGTGTGGGACTTCATTAACTGGGCTCGTAATAATGGTATTCCCGTGGGCCCGGGCCGTGGTTCTGCAGCAGGCTCTCTTGTTACCTATATCATCGGTATTACGGACATTGACCCGCTGAAGTTTGACTTGCTCTTCGAACGTTTCTTGAATCCGGAACGTGTGTCCATGCCTGATATTGATACGGACTTTGCGGACCGTGACCGTGGTCGTGTGATTGATTACGTGACCCAAAAGTACGGCAAGGAATGCGTAGGCCAGATTATTACATACGGCATGCTTAAGTCCAAGGCTGTGATTACAGACGTGGCTCGCGTACTTGGTTTTGCCCCGGGCGAAGCAAAGGTCATTACCAAGTTGTTCCCCCAGCGTACATTGAATTTCAGCTTGAAGCAGGCTTGGACGGGTAAGGACAAGAAGGGCAATCCCTTGGAAGATGGCTATAGCCCGGAACCGTTGCAGGCAATGATCAACAGCCGCGCTTCCTACCAGAACCTTTGGAACGTGGCTTTGTCTCTGGAAGATCTTCCGCGCCAGACGGGTGTTCATGCCTGTGGTGTGGTGATTACCCCGACTCCTATTTACAACTTGGCTCCCTTGTATCGTGCTGCCGCTGAAGATACTCCGGTGGTGATGTACGATAAGCATTACGCAGAAGATATCGGCCTTCTGAAAATGGACTTCTTGGGTCTCATCAACTTGTCCATCATTCAAGACACGGTGAACATGGTTAAGAAAAACCGTGATATCGAAGTGGACATGGCCCATATTCCTTTGGATGACAAGGAAACCTTTGGACTTCTGAGTAAGGGTATGACCACTACGGTGTTCCAGTTCGAATCTCCGGGTATGCAGAAATACCTGCGTGAACTGAAACCGACCCGTATCACAGACTTGATCGCTATGAACGCCCTGTATCGTCCGGGCCCGATTGATCAGATTCCGCACTTTATTGCACGAAAGTTGGGCACTGAAGAAGTGGACTGCTACCATCCGGACTTGGAACAGGTTCTTGGTGAAACCTATGGTGTTATCGTGTACCAGGAACAGGTGATGAAGCTGGCCCAGATTCTTGGTGGTTATTCTCTAGGTGGCGCTGATAACATCCGTCGTATCATGGCTAAGAAAATGCCTGAAAAGATGGAAAAGCTGACTCCGGAATTCTTTGCCAAGTGCGAAGCCCGAGGCTATTCCCACGAATTGATTAAGAAGGTGTGGGATGCGGTGCTTCCGTTCTGCGGTTACGCATTTAACAAGAGTCATGCTGCTGCTTACGCATACGTTGCTTATCAGACTGCTTATCTGAAGACCCATTATGGTCCGGAATACATGGCTGCCTCCATGACATCCAAGATGGGTAAGACTGAAGATATCGTGACCATCATCCTGGAATGTAAGCGTCTTGATATTGAAGTGGTTTCTCCTAATATCAATGCCTCCATGGGTGTGTTTACGGCAAATAAGGAACATCAGATTCTCTTTGGCCTTGCCGGTATTCGTGGTGTGGGTATTGGTGTCGTTGATGATATCGTAGCTGAACGTGAACGACGTGGCAAGTTTAAGGATTTGTTTGACTTTACCAAGCGTGTGGCTGAATACCAAGGCGAGCAGAAGGAAAAACGCGCTCCCATGAACAAACGCTTTGTAGAAAGCTTGATTATGGCTGGCGCCTTGGATGAGTTCCCTGGAAGCCGAGCCGTGTTGATGGCTTCTGTAGATCGCGCCTTGGAAGTGGCTGCCCGTTGTCAGGAAGATCGCGACCGTGGTCAGATTTCCTTGTTTGACTTGGGTGGCGCGGCTCCGGCAATGGATAGCTCCGCAGAGGTGTTGGAAGAAGCTGAAGAATGGACTGCTATGGAAATGCTGAACAAGGAACGTGATGTTCTTGGCTTGTTCCTTTCCGGACATCCTCTTGATGAATTCCGTCCGGAATTGCAGGGCTTTACCAGCTGCTCCTTGGCGGATGATGAATTGAGTAAGCATCTTGGTGACACTGTTATTGTTGGCGGCGTCATCACTTCCTTGAAGTCTTTTGAAACTAAGCGTGGTGACACTTTGGGTTCTGGCAATATTCAGGACTTCCACGGTGATGTTGGTATTTTCTTCAAGAAGGATACTTGGGAGCAGCTTCGTGATTCTGTGGCTTTGGATGACCGCGTTCTTGTGAAGGGCGTCCTGGAACAGCAGCGCGATCGTGAAGAAAAACAAGTGATTGTCGAAGAAGTTGTTCAGCTGGATCGTGTGCGTTCTAGCATGGTTAGCTACATACACATGTCAATTTATTCTTCAATGGTGACTGAGGAATTTATTGAGAAACTGAAAGATGTTATGGACCGCTACGAACCCTTCGATGAAAGTGAACATGCCTGTGAAATTGTCTGCCACGTAGAAACCGAATCTGGCTATTCACATATTCTTTCCCTGAAGAAAAAGAAAGTTGTCTATACTCCGGAATTGTTCCAGTATCTCCGTAAGGATTTGGGATCGTTGAAGGTCTGGGTATCTAACCGTGCAAAGCGGTAA